In Leptospiraceae bacterium, one DNA window encodes the following:
- a CDS encoding SDR family oxidoreductase has protein sequence MKDMIKKIFITGGAGYVGAMLVPKLLEKEYKVTVLDLMIYGEDVIKDHPNLVKIKGDIRDLDLLKKIIPGHDAVIHLACISNDPSFELNPNLGKSINLDAFRPLVEISKASKVKRFIYASSSSVYGVKEEPNVTEDFSLEPLTDYSKFKADCEKILAEYQSPEFTTVTIRPATVCGYSTRQRLDVVVNILTNLAYHKREVSVFGGKQLRPNIHIDDMVDAYIALLEAPTEKIAGEIFNAGYLNFTVAEISDMVKEVIGEDVKLVTTPTNDNRSYHISSEKIYNKLGFRANRSIKLAVEDLKKAFENGLLPDSFTNEKYFNIKRMQSVDLR, from the coding sequence ATGAAGGATATGATAAAAAAAATTTTTATAACCGGTGGAGCGGGTTATGTGGGTGCAATGCTGGTGCCTAAATTATTAGAAAAAGAATATAAAGTTACCGTACTAGATTTAATGATCTATGGTGAAGATGTAATTAAGGACCATCCTAATTTAGTAAAAATTAAGGGTGATATCCGTGACCTCGATTTATTAAAAAAAATAATTCCAGGTCATGATGCAGTAATTCATTTGGCTTGTATTTCTAATGACCCTAGTTTTGAGCTAAATCCAAATCTTGGAAAATCCATCAACCTCGACGCATTTCGTCCCTTGGTTGAAATCAGTAAAGCGTCTAAAGTGAAAAGGTTTATCTACGCTTCCTCTTCTTCTGTTTATGGTGTAAAAGAAGAGCCAAATGTAACGGAAGATTTTTCTTTGGAGCCGCTTACTGATTATTCTAAGTTTAAAGCTGATTGTGAAAAAATATTGGCAGAATACCAGTCTCCCGAATTTACAACTGTTACTATCAGACCGGCAACAGTTTGTGGGTATTCAACGAGACAAAGGTTGGATGTTGTTGTAAATATTTTGACTAATCTTGCATATCACAAAAGAGAGGTAAGTGTTTTTGGAGGAAAGCAGCTCAGACCAAATATTCATATTGATGATATGGTTGATGCGTATATAGCACTTTTGGAGGCTCCGACAGAAAAAATTGCTGGTGAGATTTTTAATGCGGGTTATTTGAATTTTACAGTCGCAGAAATTTCTGATATGGTAAAAGAAGTGATAGGTGAAGATGTGAAGCTGGTAACTACTCCTACAAATGATAACAGATCGTATCACATTTCTTCTGAAAAAATTTATAATAAGTTAGGGTTTAGAGCAAATCGTTCTATTAAACTAGCAGTTGAAGATTTGAAAAAAGCATTTGAAAA